A segment of the Candidatus Andeanibacterium colombiense genome:
CCGACAGATGCGGTATCGAAGCGCATGGTCTGGCCGTGATCGACCGTTTCGAGATTGTCGCGCAGCACTTCGTAGTCGGGCCCGACCATCAGCCGGTTGATCCCTGTCGGCCCATCGAAGGTGCCGAGCCCGGCGGTCAGTCCGGCTCGGGCGAGGCTCGCCGCCATCACCCCGGCGTTGGCCGCCAGACCGGCGTGAAGCGGCTTGGTGTCGGTGCCGAACTGCGCCATCGAGCCCGCCGCCATGCTGGTCGAGATCGACAGCGCGTAGGCGGCCTGCTCGGCCGACAGCCTGAGCAGCCGGGTGCAGGCGGCCGCCGCGCCGATCGCGCCCATCGTCGCGGTCGCATGCCAGCCGCGGTTGCGGTGATAGGGGTTCACCCCCTGCCCGGCACGGCCGAGGATCTGGAGGCCGACTATATAAGCATCGACGCATTCAGCGCCCGTGCTGCCCTGTTGTTCGGCCAGCGCGAGGATTGCCGGAACCAGCACCGCGCTGGCATGGGCCTTGGCCGGATCGAAATTGTCGTCGAAATCGAGCGCATGGGCGGCGGTGCCGTTCACCAGCGCGGCCCAGGGCGCGGCCAGCTTCGCGCCCTTGCCGATTACGGTAGAAGGGCCGCCGCCCCAGTGGCGCGCCGCTTCGAACACCTTGCCCGTGACCGGATGGACCGCGCCCGGAACCGAGACCGAGACCACGTCGATAAAGGCTGCCCGCGCGGCCTCGCGGG
Coding sequences within it:
- a CDS encoding MmgE/PrpD family protein; amino-acid sequence: MESNPVSAYGEWLARTPADWPEPAREAARAAFIDVVSVSVPGAVHPVTGKVFEAARHWGGGPSTVIGKGAKLAAPWAALVNGTAAHALDFDDNFDPAKAHASAVLVPAILALAEQQGSTGAECVDAYIVGLQILGRAGQGVNPYHRNRGWHATATMGAIGAAAACTRLLRLSAEQAAYALSISTSMAAGSMAQFGTDTKPLHAGLAANAGVMAASLARAGLTAGLGTFDGPTGINRLMVGPDYEVLRDNLETVDHGQTMRFDTASVGEPLLILSNGLKLKRFPNCGSCHRAMDALLMLIEREGFTAGEVARIDVRAPLSHLNNLMYTDPRDAAQAKFSLEYALAVLLLTGTCTLADFEHEAWMRPGVRALYPLVHRHPVDLPEGRFPTEVEVTRKDGRSFSAAVAMPAGSIAAPFTAAQLWAKFDGCVGGTIAPGIASALRNALESLPDLSTIAPLMKPLEGPFE